From Megalobrama amblycephala isolate DHTTF-2021 linkage group LG24, ASM1881202v1, whole genome shotgun sequence, the proteins below share one genomic window:
- the LOC125260368 gene encoding uncharacterized protein LOC125260368 translates to MPILFIGKKRKNSWIANISAGMALTEDTRPFVDAMKKAYEYILKKQGPQMSQPQPQPDQHIQQHIPTTEPQPPESLVHHQPQIQLQVLTQPQPQQFQPRTANSNPNKRKKEKRTQGRKLFAGLRRRKWKSKKDSIQTQEETQVCAFVPEDPSQELPHTSRVDPTGTDPSEPTVHVYVSLMLLGLVFIFPRLLLVPHLICTGVFRHKQMLLEFILMLYINMLLCIFQDPLNLFMMWD, encoded by the exons ATGCCCATTTTATTTAtaggcaaaaaaagaaaaaattcatGGATCGCCAATATAAGTGCTGGAATGGCACTGACTGAGGACACAAGACCTtttgttgatgccatgaaaaaGGCATATGAGTATATACTTAAAAAGCAAG GTCCCCAGATGTCTCAGCCCCAGCCCCAGCCTGACCAGCATATCCAACAGCATATCCCCACAACAGAGCCCCAGCCCCCAGAGTCTCTGGTCCACCATCAGCCGCAGATACAGCTCCAGGTCCTGACCCAGCCACAGCCCCAGCAATTTCAGCCACGGACTGCCAATTCAAACcccaataaaagaaaaaagg AAAAGCGCACACAAGGGAGGAAACTCTTTGCTGGCCTCCGGAGAAGGAAGTGGAAGTCTAAGAAAGATTCCATCCAAACCCAGGAAGAAACCCAAGTGTGTGCTTTTGTGCCTGAGGATCCATCGCAGGAGCTTCCACACACATCCAGAGTGGATCCGACAGGCACAGATCCGTCTGAGCCAACGGTTCATGTCTATGTCAGCCTGATGCTTCTgggtttagttttcatttttcctCGTCTTCTGCTGGTTCCTCACCTGATCTGCACAGGTGTATTTCGTCACAAGCAGATGCTGCTGGAGTTCATTCTCATGCTGTATATTAACATGTTGTTGTGCATTTTTCAGGATCCTTTGAATCTCTTTATGATGTGGGATTGA